In Streptomyces sp. NBC_01439, the following are encoded in one genomic region:
- a CDS encoding sensor histidine kinase — protein sequence MRRIHRTRRDWAADLALVLFAACFAAVSSQSIPVSESLGPGWRAADQVAGGLGCAAVLLRRRAPVQLAVALLLAGTVAHYLTGPAMVAVFTVAAARPWKATAWVAALVFGPLPLFLWQLPDMSEERAGSAVTYFALIAGAIGWGLFRRSRQQLIASLRERAELAEADAESRAERARLEAREEIAREMHDVLGHRLSLLSVHAGALEFNPGAPRAEIERAAGVIRESAHLALHDLREVIGVLRAESGTGPAEGGERPQPELADLPRLVAEARAAGGRIELAGPPEGAAPPPLVGRTAYRIVQEALTNVRKHAPGAAADVRVTGSPGDGLTVEVRNAPPPGPDPARAAVPAPAEGGGQGLIGLAERARLAGGELTALPAGDGFRVRAWLPWQG from the coding sequence ATGCGCCGCATCCACCGCACTCGCCGGGACTGGGCCGCCGACCTGGCCCTCGTCCTCTTCGCCGCCTGTTTCGCCGCCGTCAGCTCGCAGTCCATTCCGGTCTCGGAGAGCCTCGGCCCGGGCTGGCGGGCCGCCGACCAGGTGGCCGGCGGGCTCGGGTGCGCGGCGGTCCTGCTGCGGCGGCGCGCGCCGGTCCAGTTGGCCGTGGCGCTGCTCCTGGCCGGCACCGTGGCGCACTACCTGACCGGACCGGCGATGGTGGCGGTGTTCACGGTGGCCGCGGCACGACCGTGGAAGGCCACGGCATGGGTGGCGGCCCTGGTCTTCGGACCGCTGCCCCTCTTCCTGTGGCAACTGCCGGACATGTCCGAGGAGCGGGCCGGTTCGGCCGTGACGTACTTCGCCCTGATCGCCGGAGCCATCGGCTGGGGGTTGTTCCGGCGGTCCCGGCAGCAGCTCATCGCCTCGCTGCGCGAGCGCGCCGAGTTGGCCGAGGCGGACGCGGAGTCGCGGGCCGAGCGCGCCCGGCTGGAGGCCAGGGAGGAGATCGCCCGCGAGATGCACGACGTGCTCGGCCACCGACTGTCCCTGCTCAGCGTGCACGCGGGCGCCCTGGAGTTCAATCCGGGCGCCCCGCGGGCGGAGATCGAGCGGGCCGCCGGGGTGATCCGCGAGAGCGCCCACCTGGCGCTGCACGACCTGCGCGAAGTGATCGGCGTCCTGCGGGCAGAGTCGGGAACGGGGCCCGCGGAGGGCGGCGAGCGCCCGCAGCCGGAACTGGCGGACCTCCCCCGACTGGTGGCGGAGGCGAGGGCGGCGGGCGGACGGATCGAGCTGGCCGGACCGCCCGAGGGGGCCGCGCCCCCGCCCCTGGTGGGGCGTACGGCGTACCGGATCGTGCAGGAGGCGTTGACCAACGTGCGCAAGCACGCGCCCGGCGCGGCCGCCGACGTGCGGGTCACCGGGAGCCCGGGCGACGGGCTGACGGTGGAGGTCCGCAACGCTCCGCCGCCCGGACCGGATCCCGCCCGGGCCGCGGTTCCCGCGCCGGCCGAAGGCGGCGGTCAGGGGTTGATCGGGCTGGCCGAACGCGCCCGGCTGGCCGGTGGGGAACTGACGGCCCTCCCCGCCGGCGACGGGTTCCGGGTGCGGGCCTGGCTACCCTGGCAGGGCTGA
- a CDS encoding NUDIX domain-containing protein, whose amino-acid sequence MTHKRSAGLLLFRRTGPEPESGVEVLLGHMGGPLWAGREAGDWAIPKGEYGPEETPRDAARREFTEEIGLPPPEGDYLPLGEVRLTSGKLVTIWAVEADLDPALMVPGTFTMEWPPHSGNVQEFPELDRVAWFAPPLAQNMLIPSQLPFLERLLGLLRV is encoded by the coding sequence ATGACACACAAACGCAGTGCCGGACTGCTCCTCTTCCGGCGGACCGGTCCGGAGCCGGAGTCGGGTGTCGAGGTGCTCCTCGGACACATGGGCGGCCCGCTCTGGGCCGGACGGGAGGCCGGGGACTGGGCCATCCCCAAGGGCGAATACGGCCCGGAGGAGACCCCGCGGGACGCGGCCCGCCGCGAGTTCACCGAGGAGATCGGGCTGCCCCCGCCGGAGGGCGACTACCTGCCACTGGGCGAGGTACGTCTGACCAGCGGAAAGCTGGTGACCATCTGGGCGGTGGAGGCGGATCTCGATCCGGCGCTGATGGTGCCCGGGACGTTCACGATGGAGTGGCCTCCGCATTCCGGAAACGTCCAGGAGTTCCCGGAGCTGGACCGGGTGGCCTGGTTTGCTCCGCCCCTGGCGCAAAACATGCTGATCCCATCCCAACTCCCGTTCTTGGAACGACTGTTGGGGCTCCTGAGGGTTTGA
- a CDS encoding streptophobe family protein, producing the protein MSRTPESSSSGGSARAWRDALVAVVAGFVVMTAVAAAGLMCAGAGGLPGGAFPHVVAAVVVMAAGGSLDVSAGAGSLAGADVNLSVVPLSVSLAGALVTGYLFLRPLHNRAVARPRELIGRAVPLVVLWLLALTGAAFLARETFGISTGDSPIGTITELLDSAPTVGFEADLPATLLYGLLWILGLLVIALLVSRRAPLPARLVRFHTALRPAAFATMLLLLAYVVLGIGVGVVVAATQGHADRTLAVILLGLPNLVWLALTLGFGGAWEGNVEGPFGLPMPQLLDQVLRGSDPSRIDVSALAEQDSRAWWLVAVAAVLLLGTGVLAAVRSPAHVRPWQHALHLGVALALATLTVCLLGRIQAQFGLSLLGIGDVDGLGGQVNLQPVLWRNVGLGLLWGAVAGFLGALLARPLHRGGRVDEPAATTRAAPG; encoded by the coding sequence GTGAGTCGGACGCCGGAATCGTCATCGTCGGGGGGCTCCGCGAGGGCATGGCGGGACGCCCTCGTAGCCGTCGTCGCGGGATTCGTGGTGATGACCGCGGTCGCCGCCGCCGGGCTGATGTGCGCGGGCGCGGGCGGCCTCCCGGGCGGCGCGTTCCCGCATGTGGTCGCCGCCGTCGTGGTGATGGCGGCGGGCGGTTCGCTGGACGTGTCGGCCGGTGCCGGTTCGCTGGCGGGCGCGGACGTGAACCTGTCGGTGGTCCCGCTCTCGGTGAGTCTGGCGGGCGCCCTCGTGACCGGTTACCTCTTCCTGCGCCCCCTGCACAACCGGGCCGTGGCCCGGCCCCGCGAACTCATCGGCCGTGCAGTCCCGTTGGTCGTGCTGTGGCTGCTCGCCCTGACCGGCGCCGCCTTCCTCGCCCGCGAGACCTTCGGCATCTCCACCGGCGACTCCCCCATCGGGACCATCACCGAACTCCTGGACTCCGCGCCCACGGTGGGCTTCGAGGCCGACCTGCCGGCCACGCTCCTGTACGGACTGCTGTGGATCCTCGGCCTGTTGGTGATCGCCCTACTGGTCTCGCGGCGCGCCCCGCTCCCGGCCCGACTGGTCCGCTTCCACACGGCGCTGCGCCCCGCCGCCTTCGCCACGATGCTGCTGCTCCTCGCCTACGTCGTCCTCGGCATCGGGGTCGGCGTGGTCGTGGCCGCCACCCAGGGCCATGCCGACCGGACCCTGGCCGTGATCCTGCTCGGGCTGCCGAACCTCGTCTGGCTCGCGCTCACCCTGGGCTTCGGCGGCGCCTGGGAGGGCAACGTCGAGGGGCCCTTCGGACTACCGATGCCGCAGCTGCTGGACCAGGTCCTGCGCGGCTCCGACCCGTCCCGGATCGACGTGTCCGCGCTCGCGGAGCAGGACTCCCGGGCGTGGTGGCTGGTGGCGGTGGCCGCCGTCCTGCTGCTCGGCACGGGCGTACTGGCGGCCGTACGCTCCCCCGCCCACGTCCGCCCCTGGCAGCACGCCCTCCACTTGGGCGTGGCCCTCGCCCTGGCGACCCTGACGGTCTGCCTGCTGGGCCGGATCCAGGCCCAGTTCGGCCTCTCCCTGCTGGGCATCGGCGACGTGGACGGCCTCGGCGGCCAGGTCAACTTGCAGCCCGTGCTGTGGCGCAACGTCGGTCTCGGGCTGCTGTGGGGCGCGGTGGCGGGGTTCCTGGGCGCCCTGCTGGCCCGTCCACTGCACCGCGGCGGCCGGGTCGACGAACCGGCCGCCACGACCCGCGCGGCACCCGGGTAG
- a CDS encoding ABC transporter ATP-binding protein/permease — MVQRPSVPTAPQLVLVTDWGATEMDPDRIYHVGRDPLCEICLDDARVSWHHAILRPDGDHWTLEDEGSTNGTFADGHRVHEWSVGVGTELRFGSVDDGPRAAVIGPAPPPPPAPPPAPGTGRPSHVTTPAMTGTFRQPTTVRPLPVRTAVRIGRAPDSDLVVDDLTVSRRHAELHALADGSYEIVDLGSHNGTYLNGTAVTRATPVTEGDIVGIGHSVFCLVGDQLQEFVDTGEVSLDVQGLTVAVDNGRKTLLEQVSFPVGAKCLLAVVGPSGAGKSTLLGALTGLRPADHGTVLYDGRDLYRDYAELRSRIGLVPQDDILHSQLTVRRALTYAAELRFPQDTAKAERQARVDEVIRELGLEQRADLPIHSLSGGQRKRVSVALELLTKPSLLFLDEPTSGLDPGMDRSVMNTLRELADDGRTVIVVTHSVLNLEGCDRLLVLAPGGRIAYYGPPGEALDFFGFEQWPEAFEAFENQRERDWAGEYRASPLHRRNVDVTAGRLPLTAQAERAAGVPPQPPPKAQSWGSQLSTLIRRYAAVLRSDRTFLVIMVALPFVMGAMTRALAGNTLNAETALNALFILCVGGVLIGAANAVRELVKERVIYQRERSVGLSRSAYLMSKIVVLGAITVAQAVVLTLVGLAGVTINAPGGRGNFMPPLLEITLAVALLSLTAMVLGLLISALVTKEEVTMPLLVLLTIVQVVFCGSLLKLTGVPVIEQLAWFVPARWAMGAMAGTIDLGAIVPGKITQDPLFDHEAHLWLLEMGMLVVLSVLFGVLVARLLRRHEPTVMRK, encoded by the coding sequence ATGGTCCAGCGCCCAAGTGTGCCGACCGCGCCCCAGCTCGTCCTGGTGACCGACTGGGGCGCCACCGAGATGGATCCCGACCGGATCTACCACGTCGGTCGGGACCCGCTGTGCGAGATCTGCCTCGACGACGCCCGCGTCTCCTGGCACCACGCGATCCTGCGCCCGGACGGCGACCACTGGACGCTGGAGGACGAGGGCAGCACCAACGGCACCTTCGCCGACGGCCACCGCGTCCACGAGTGGAGCGTCGGCGTCGGCACGGAACTGCGCTTCGGCAGCGTCGACGACGGGCCGCGCGCCGCCGTCATCGGTCCCGCGCCGCCGCCCCCGCCCGCACCACCCCCCGCGCCCGGCACCGGCCGCCCCTCCCACGTCACGACCCCGGCCATGACCGGCACCTTCCGGCAGCCGACGACCGTACGGCCGCTGCCCGTCCGCACCGCCGTCCGCATCGGCCGCGCCCCCGACAGCGACCTCGTCGTCGACGACCTCACCGTGTCCCGCCGCCACGCCGAACTGCACGCCCTCGCCGACGGCAGCTACGAGATCGTCGACCTCGGCAGCCACAACGGCACCTACCTCAACGGCACCGCCGTGACCCGGGCCACCCCCGTCACCGAGGGCGACATCGTCGGCATCGGCCACTCGGTCTTCTGCCTCGTCGGCGACCAGCTCCAGGAGTTCGTGGACACCGGCGAGGTCTCCCTCGACGTCCAGGGCCTCACCGTCGCCGTCGACAACGGCCGCAAGACCCTCCTCGAGCAGGTCTCCTTCCCCGTGGGCGCCAAATGCCTGCTCGCCGTCGTGGGCCCCAGCGGAGCCGGCAAGTCCACCCTGCTCGGCGCGCTGACCGGCCTGCGCCCCGCCGACCACGGCACCGTCCTGTACGACGGCCGCGACCTCTACCGCGACTACGCCGAGCTGCGCAGCCGCATCGGCCTCGTCCCGCAGGACGACATCCTGCACTCCCAGCTCACCGTCCGGCGCGCCCTCACCTATGCCGCCGAACTGCGCTTCCCGCAGGACACCGCCAAGGCCGAACGCCAGGCCCGGGTCGACGAGGTGATCCGCGAACTCGGCCTCGAACAGCGTGCCGACCTGCCCATCCACAGCCTCTCCGGAGGCCAGCGCAAACGCGTCTCCGTCGCCCTGGAACTGCTCACCAAGCCCTCCCTGCTCTTCCTGGACGAGCCCACCTCCGGACTCGACCCCGGAATGGACCGTTCGGTGATGAACACGCTGCGCGAACTCGCCGACGACGGCCGCACGGTCATCGTCGTCACCCACAGCGTGCTCAACCTCGAAGGCTGCGACCGCCTCCTCGTCCTCGCGCCCGGTGGGCGCATCGCCTACTACGGTCCTCCCGGGGAGGCCCTCGACTTCTTCGGCTTCGAACAATGGCCCGAGGCCTTCGAAGCCTTCGAGAACCAGCGCGAGCGCGACTGGGCCGGGGAGTACCGGGCCTCGCCGCTGCACCGGCGCAACGTCGACGTCACCGCCGGCCGGCTCCCGCTCACGGCGCAGGCCGAACGGGCCGCCGGGGTCCCCCCGCAGCCGCCGCCCAAGGCCCAGAGCTGGGGCTCCCAGCTCTCCACCCTGATCCGCCGGTACGCCGCCGTGCTCAGGTCCGACCGCACCTTCCTGGTCATCATGGTCGCGCTGCCGTTCGTCATGGGCGCCATGACCCGCGCGCTGGCCGGCAACACCCTCAACGCCGAAACGGCGCTGAACGCCCTGTTCATCCTGTGCGTCGGCGGAGTCCTGATCGGCGCCGCCAACGCGGTGCGCGAACTCGTCAAGGAACGCGTGATCTACCAGCGCGAGCGTTCCGTCGGCCTGTCCCGGTCTGCCTACCTGATGTCCAAGATCGTGGTCCTCGGCGCGATCACCGTCGCCCAGGCCGTGGTCCTCACCCTCGTGGGCCTCGCCGGAGTCACCATCAACGCCCCGGGTGGCCGGGGCAACTTCATGCCACCGCTCCTGGAGATCACCCTCGCCGTCGCCCTGCTGTCCCTCACCGCGATGGTGCTCGGCCTACTGATCTCCGCCCTGGTGACCAAGGAGGAGGTCACCATGCCGCTGCTGGTCCTCCTCACGATCGTCCAGGTCGTCTTCTGCGGCTCCCTGTTGAAACTCACCGGCGTCCCCGTCATCGAACAACTGGCCTGGTTCGTGCCGGCCCGGTGGGCCATGGGAGCCATGGCGGGCACCATAGACCTCGGCGCCATCGTGCCCGGCAAGATCACCCAGGACCCGCTGTTCGATCACGAGGCCCACCTCTGGCTCCTCGAAATGGGCATGCTCGTCGTCCTGTCCGTGCTGTTCGGCGTGCTGGTCGCCCGGCTGCTGCGCCGCCACGAGCCGACCGTCATGCGGAAGTAG
- a CDS encoding cation diffusion facilitator family transporter, which translates to MSGHGHAHDDHGHGTGNGRGNGSAGHDHGHGPGGHGHGPGGHSHGVAADADRRWLAIALALIGGFMAVEVVIGVMANSLALISDAAHMLTDAVSIVLALIAMRLAARPARGGFTYGLKRAEILSAQANGLTLILLAVWLAYEAVRRLLDPPPVEGGLVVVTALAGIVVNVAAAWCISRANRSTLVVEGAYQHILNDLFAFIGTAVAGLIVLTTGFRQADAIATLVVVVLMVKAGYGLVRESGRILLEAAPAHVDPDAVGDRLVGHPPVTEVHDLHIWTITSGQAALSAHVLVEPAGDCHAVRRDLEQLLHKEYGITHTTLQVDHAQESLLTVGRTGGGTSDAHCADAHGPVHRQGPHDH; encoded by the coding sequence ATGAGTGGGCACGGCCACGCGCACGACGACCACGGACACGGAACCGGGAACGGACGCGGGAACGGGTCCGCGGGTCACGACCACGGCCACGGACCCGGAGGACACGGCCACGGGCCCGGCGGGCACAGCCACGGCGTGGCGGCCGATGCCGACCGGCGCTGGCTGGCGATCGCGCTCGCCCTGATCGGCGGGTTCATGGCCGTCGAGGTGGTCATCGGCGTCATGGCCAATTCGCTGGCCCTGATCTCCGACGCGGCCCACATGCTGACCGACGCGGTCTCGATCGTCCTGGCGCTGATCGCCATGCGGCTGGCCGCGCGCCCCGCCCGCGGCGGCTTCACGTACGGCCTCAAGCGGGCGGAGATACTCTCCGCCCAGGCGAACGGGCTGACGCTGATCCTGCTGGCGGTCTGGCTGGCGTACGAGGCGGTGCGGCGGCTGCTGGACCCGCCGCCGGTGGAGGGCGGGCTGGTCGTGGTGACGGCGCTCGCGGGCATCGTCGTCAACGTCGCCGCGGCCTGGTGCATCTCCCGGGCGAACCGTTCCACGCTGGTCGTCGAGGGCGCCTACCAGCACATCCTGAACGACCTCTTCGCCTTCATCGGCACCGCGGTCGCCGGTCTGATCGTGCTGACCACCGGTTTCCGGCAGGCGGACGCGATCGCCACGCTGGTCGTGGTGGTGCTGATGGTCAAGGCGGGTTACGGGCTGGTCCGCGAGTCCGGCCGGATCCTCCTGGAAGCCGCCCCGGCCCACGTGGACCCGGACGCGGTCGGCGACCGGCTGGTCGGGCACCCGCCCGTCACCGAGGTGCACGACCTGCACATCTGGACGATCACCTCGGGCCAGGCGGCACTGTCCGCACACGTGCTGGTGGAGCCGGCGGGTGACTGCCACGCCGTACGCCGGGACCTGGAGCAGTTGCTCCACAAGGAGTACGGGATCACGCACACCACCCTCCAGGTGGACCACGCGCAGGAGTCCCTGCTCACGGTCGGCCGCACGGGCGGGGGCACCTCCGACGCGCACTGCGCGGACGCGCACGGTCCGGTCCACCGGCAGGGCCCGCACGACCACTGA
- a CDS encoding serine/threonine-protein kinase has product MDEERAKPAGGSPTDLRGKQIAGYLVESEIGRGGMAVVYEARDLRLDRRVALKLLAPELARNDTFRQRFAHESKVAAAIEHPHIVPVFEAGEADGLLYIAMRLVEGPDLRVMLDRTGPLPVETAARIAGQVASALDAAHAHDLVHRDVKPGNILIAPGTDRDHPEHAYLTDFGLTKKSLSLTGFTTDGQFVGTLTYVAPEQISGKPVDGRCDVYSLGCVVYEALAGEPPFQRDDDIALLWAHQYDAPPALSSRRPGLPEEVDAVLAKALAKSPDDRWNSCLEFTGALRRAGEGGRPPGEAGEAEDGAGRAAHPDLPAPPPVPRWALPVFNRPAPGGTA; this is encoded by the coding sequence GTGGACGAGGAACGGGCGAAGCCCGCCGGCGGGTCCCCCACGGACCTGCGCGGGAAGCAGATCGCCGGCTACCTGGTGGAGAGCGAGATCGGGCGCGGCGGCATGGCCGTCGTCTACGAGGCGCGGGACCTGCGCCTCGACCGGCGGGTGGCGTTGAAACTGTTGGCCCCCGAGCTGGCCCGGAACGACACCTTCAGACAGCGGTTCGCCCACGAGTCGAAGGTGGCCGCGGCCATCGAGCACCCGCACATCGTGCCCGTGTTCGAGGCGGGGGAGGCGGACGGACTGCTCTACATCGCCATGCGCCTCGTCGAGGGACCGGACCTGCGGGTGATGCTGGACCGGACGGGCCCGCTGCCGGTGGAGACGGCCGCGCGGATCGCCGGCCAGGTGGCCTCCGCGCTGGACGCCGCACACGCCCACGACCTGGTCCACCGGGACGTGAAGCCGGGCAACATCCTGATCGCCCCGGGCACGGACCGGGACCATCCGGAACACGCCTACCTCACGGACTTCGGGCTGACGAAGAAATCGCTGTCGCTGACCGGGTTCACGACCGACGGGCAGTTCGTCGGCACCCTGACCTACGTGGCGCCGGAACAGATCTCGGGGAAGCCGGTGGACGGCCGCTGCGACGTCTACAGCCTGGGGTGCGTCGTCTACGAGGCCCTCGCCGGGGAACCGCCCTTCCAGCGCGACGACGACATCGCCCTGCTGTGGGCCCACCAGTACGACGCCCCGCCCGCGCTGAGCTCGCGGCGGCCGGGACTGCCGGAGGAGGTGGACGCGGTCCTGGCGAAGGCGCTGGCCAAGTCGCCGGACGACCGGTGGAACAGCTGCCTGGAGTTCACCGGGGCCCTGCGGCGGGCGGGGGAGGGCGGCCGACCACCGGGGGAGGCGGGCGAGGCGGAGGACGGGGCGGGGCGGGCCGCGCACCCGGACCTGCCCGCCCCGCCTCCGGTGCCGCGGTGGGCGCTGCCGGTGTTCAACCGGCCGGCGCCCGGGGGAACGGCCTGA
- a CDS encoding Tm-1-like ATP-binding domain-containing protein — MTSVVLVGTLDTKGVEYGWLREGLLRAGVEVVLVDTGIVGEPRVAADVPREAVARAAGTQLSDLRTAADRGAAVTTMAKGAEATLLRLHAEGRLHGVLAIGGSGGTSIATRAMRALPLGVPKLMVSSMASGDVRPYVGSSDITMMYSVVDIAGINSVSAPVLANAVAAITGMARAHARSSAQGRPPRLGGGDRPLVAASMAGVTTAGVDAARERLTELGYEVLVFHVSGTGGRTLETLAGQGVFAGVLDLTLSELADDLCGGILSAGPDRLSAAGRAGIPQVVSLGALDMVKFGPLESLPRQVRDRGVHVHNPSITVTRTTAAECAELGRRVAAKLCAASGPTAVCVPLRGLSTLGAPGGPYHDPGADRALFSALREGLRGSTTRLYDYDTHINDPAFGRAAADRLHAMIGAVSAAA, encoded by the coding sequence ATGACGAGCGTCGTGCTGGTGGGGACCTTGGACACCAAGGGTGTGGAGTACGGCTGGCTGCGCGAGGGGCTGCTGCGCGCCGGCGTCGAAGTGGTTCTGGTCGACACGGGGATCGTGGGCGAACCCCGGGTGGCCGCCGACGTACCGCGTGAAGCGGTGGCCCGGGCGGCCGGAACGCAACTGTCGGACCTGCGCACGGCCGCCGACCGGGGTGCGGCCGTGACCACCATGGCGAAGGGCGCGGAGGCGACCCTCTTACGACTGCACGCCGAGGGCAGGCTGCACGGAGTGCTCGCCATCGGCGGGAGCGGCGGCACCTCCATCGCCACCCGGGCGATGCGCGCCCTGCCGCTGGGCGTACCAAAACTGATGGTCTCGTCCATGGCGTCCGGGGACGTCCGCCCCTACGTGGGCTCCTCGGACATCACCATGATGTACAGCGTGGTGGACATCGCGGGGATCAACAGCGTCTCCGCGCCGGTCCTGGCGAACGCCGTGGCGGCGATCACCGGAATGGCCCGGGCCCACGCCCGCAGCTCCGCGCAGGGGCGGCCGCCCCGGCTGGGCGGGGGCGACCGCCCCCTGGTCGCGGCGAGCATGGCGGGCGTGACCACGGCCGGGGTGGATGCGGCGCGCGAGCGGCTGACGGAACTCGGCTACGAGGTGCTGGTCTTCCACGTCAGCGGCACCGGCGGCCGCACCCTGGAGACCCTGGCCGGCCAGGGGGTCTTCGCGGGCGTCCTCGACCTCACCCTCAGCGAGCTCGCCGACGACCTGTGCGGGGGCATCCTCAGCGCGGGCCCGGACCGGCTCAGTGCGGCCGGGCGGGCCGGGATCCCGCAGGTGGTGAGCCTGGGGGCGCTGGACATGGTGAAGTTCGGCCCGCTGGAGAGCCTGCCCCGGCAGGTCCGCGACCGGGGCGTCCACGTCCACAATCCGTCGATCACGGTGACCCGTACGACCGCGGCCGAGTGCGCGGAGCTCGGCCGCCGGGTCGCCGCGAAACTGTGCGCGGCGAGCGGCCCCACGGCGGTGTGCGTCCCGCTCCGTGGACTGTCCACGCTCGGCGCACCGGGCGGGCCCTACCATGACCCCGGCGCGGACCGGGCCCTGTTCTCCGCACTGCGCGAGGGTCTGCGGGGCAGTACCACGAGGCTCTACGACTACGACACGCACATCAACGATCCGGCCTTCGGGCGGGCTGCGGCCGACCGGCTGCACGCCATGATCGGCGCCGTCTCGGCCGCGGCCTGA